In Oryza brachyantha chromosome 1, ObraRS2, whole genome shotgun sequence, the following are encoded in one genomic region:
- the LOC102722438 gene encoding uncharacterized protein LOC102722438 codes for MPKGAKKRAKLKKKQQGDHHAGSDDGGSNNNTVENGSNNSSRRDGASDGNHLPVRPNVPPVDVSEDSMESSEEMVTPRAAASEADEEERKAATSEVPVEVVEVGEEVMVDALPPESAGVQEQQGKAVGDEDALVVVQEPEVKREELVAKVHPVHEPEPKVEEVLVVEAAAASVPQVPEVKHDDVVVMETAALPVVQEPETKSGGVVAKDVVVSRSLGAADTTEVARGPAVAMASAGQRTTWWNCCGLCDVLSGSER; via the exons ATGCCGAAGGGCGCCAAGAAGCGTGCCAAGCtcaagaagaagcagcagggGGACCACCACGCCGGCTCCGATGATGGcggcagcaacaacaacaccgtCGAAAACGGCAGCAATAATTCcagccgccgcgacggcgccaGCGACGGCAACCATCTGCCAGTCCGACCGAACGTTCCTCCTG TGGATGTGAGCGAGGACTCCATGGAGAGCTCCGAGGAGATGGTGACGCCGAGGGCCGCGGCGTCCGAggcggacgaggaggagaggaaggccGCCACGTCGGAGGTGCCAGTCGAGGTGGTCGAGGTCGGGGAGGAAGTCATGGTGGACGCCCTGCCGCCTGAATCCGCTGGTGTGCAGGAGCAGCAGGGTAAGGCGGTGGGGGACGAGGACGCGCTTGTGGTGGTGCAGGAACCGGAGGTGAAGCGCGAGGAGTTGGTGGCCAAGGTGCATCCGGTGCATGAACCGGAGCCGAAGGTCGAGGAGGTGCTGGTTGTGGAGGCTGCTGCGGCATCCGTGCCGCAGGTACCAGAGGTGAAGCATGATGATGTGGTGGTCATGGAGACGGCTGCGCTGCCTGTGGTGCAGGAGCCGGAGACGAAGAGTGGTGGTGTGGTCGCCAAGGATGTGGTGGTGTCACGGTCTCTGGGTGCAGCTGATACTACAGAG GTAGCACGGGGACCTGCAGTAGCTATGGCTTCTGCAGGGCAGCGAACTACATGGTGGAATTGCTGCGGGCTGTGTGATGTACTGTCTGGTTCAGAAAGATAG